A genomic stretch from Sphingomonas faeni includes:
- a CDS encoding 50S ribosomal protein L25/general stress protein Ctc has product MSDQLTLAAETRDRVGKGASRALRRDGRVPAVIYGLNQEPTSVHLEEKALMKALMTGHFMNSVVMVNGVRTLPKDVSFHPVSDRPIHVDFLRIGEHSTVTVAVPIVFTDEDDAPGIKKGKGVLNITRHEVELVVDASDIPSEITISLAGLEIGDSIHISDVKLPKGATPAIDDRDFAIATIVPPTVPTVEDEELEAEVAEAQAAEAAAEEETPVEPNDDNNDDDKITPQKKD; this is encoded by the coding sequence ATGAGCGACCAGTTGACGCTCGCAGCCGAGACGCGTGACCGGGTTGGCAAGGGAGCCTCCCGGGCGCTGCGTCGTGATGGCCGCGTGCCTGCCGTGATCTACGGCCTGAATCAGGAACCCACCTCGGTTCACCTCGAGGAAAAGGCGCTGATGAAAGCGCTGATGACCGGCCACTTCATGAATTCCGTCGTGATGGTCAACGGCGTGCGTACGCTGCCGAAGGACGTCTCGTTCCACCCGGTTTCGGATCGCCCGATCCATGTCGACTTCCTGCGCATCGGCGAGCATTCGACCGTGACGGTCGCCGTGCCGATCGTGTTCACCGACGAGGACGACGCACCGGGCATCAAGAAGGGCAAGGGCGTCCTCAACATCACGCGCCACGAGGTCGAACTGGTCGTCGACGCTTCGGACATCCCGAGCGAGATCACGATTTCGCTCGCCGGTCTGGAGATCGGTGATTCGATCCACATCAGCGACGTCAAGCTGCCCAAGGGCGCGACGCCCGCGATCGACGACCGCGACTTCGCGATCGCCACGATCGTGCCGCCGACCGTCCCGACCGTCGAGGACGAAGAGCTCGAGGCCGAGGTTGCCGAAGCACAGGCTGCCGAGGCTGCTGCCGAGGAAGAGACCCCGGTCGAGCCGAACGACGATAACAACGACGACGACAAGATCACGCCGCAGAAGAAGGACTGA
- the pth gene encoding aminoacyl-tRNA hydrolase: MQIWAGLGNPGAQYAMHRHNVGFMVADAIAEVHGFGAVKKQFQGWTQEGRIGSTKILLLKPATFMNENGRAIGEALRFYKLGVEALTVFHDELDIAPFRVKVKTGGGTAGHNGLRSTDQHLGPEFRRVRLGIGHPGHKDRVTGYVLGNYAKAEIEPLSDMLGAVAAEAKWLAEGDDVRFMNDVALRMQI, from the coding sequence GTGCAGATCTGGGCGGGACTCGGCAATCCGGGGGCGCAATATGCGATGCACCGGCACAATGTCGGGTTCATGGTCGCCGACGCGATCGCCGAGGTGCATGGCTTCGGCGCGGTCAAGAAGCAGTTCCAGGGATGGACGCAGGAGGGGCGGATCGGCTCGACCAAGATCCTGCTGTTGAAGCCCGCGACCTTCATGAACGAGAACGGTCGCGCGATCGGCGAGGCGCTGCGGTTCTACAAGCTGGGCGTCGAGGCACTGACGGTGTTCCACGACGAACTCGACATCGCGCCGTTCCGCGTGAAGGTGAAGACCGGCGGCGGGACCGCGGGACATAATGGCTTGCGCTCGACCGACCAGCATCTTGGGCCGGAGTTTCGGCGCGTGCGGCTGGGGATCGGGCATCCGGGGCACAAGGATCGCGTGACCGGCTATGTGCTCGGCAATTACGCGAAGGCCGAGATCGAGCCGTTGAGCGACATGCTCGGCGCGGTCGCGGCGGAAGCGAAGTGGCTGGCGGAGGGCGACGACGTCCGCTTCATGAACGATGTCGCGTTGAGGATGCAGATATGA
- a CDS encoding TIGR02466 family protein gives MTTRSLFATRFYEADLGDDDLVEELEDAALELAKADRAGVAWSKAHGYRGYTSYASLNDLPLRDPRFGDLVRLLNKHVAQFAKDCAFDLGGRKLKLDSFWVNVLKPGGAHSGHIHPHSVVSGTMYVAIPEGAGALKLEDPRLPMMMAAPTRLEDAPEDLRTFVYAEPKPGSVFLWESWLRHEVVPNAAKGERISISFNYRW, from the coding sequence ATGACCACCCGATCCTTGTTTGCCACGCGGTTCTACGAGGCCGATCTCGGGGACGATGATCTGGTCGAGGAACTGGAGGATGCCGCGCTCGAACTGGCGAAGGCCGATCGCGCGGGTGTCGCGTGGTCGAAGGCGCACGGGTATCGCGGGTACACGTCGTATGCGTCGCTGAACGACCTGCCGCTGCGCGATCCGCGGTTCGGGGATCTGGTGCGATTGCTGAACAAGCATGTCGCGCAGTTCGCTAAGGACTGTGCGTTCGATCTGGGTGGGCGGAAGTTGAAGCTCGACAGCTTCTGGGTGAACGTCCTGAAGCCGGGCGGCGCGCATTCCGGGCATATTCATCCGCATAGCGTCGTGTCGGGGACGATGTACGTGGCGATTCCCGAGGGGGCTGGGGCACTGAAGCTGGAGGATCCGCGGTTGCCTATGATGATGGCGGCGCCGACTCGGCTGGAGGATGCGCCGGAGGATCTGCGGACGTTCGTTTATGCCGAGCCTAAGCCGGGGAGTGTGTTTTTGTGGGAGAGCTGGCTTAGGCATGAGGTCGTGCCGAATGCGGCCAAGGGCGAGCGGATCAGTATCAGTTTTAATTATCGGTGGTGA